Part of the Mycolicibacterium mageritense genome is shown below.
TGGCGGCTCTCGTGGTCGGCGGCCTGGCCGCGGCCGAACTGTATGCACGACACCGCGCCGGAACGCTGCTGGCCGACGTCACGCAGTGCGTCGTCGAGGACGGCGCGACCATCTCGTTCGGCGTGAACCCACCGTTCCTGTGGCAGCACATCACCGGGCACTACACCAACCTGTCGGTGGAAACCGCGGGCAACCAAGTGCAGGCGGCCAAAGGCATGACTGCCGACGTGACCCTCACCGACATCCGGTTGCAGGGCACGCAGGATTCCAAGGGCACCATCGGTTCGCTGACGGCGACGTTGGCCTGGACGGCGGCCGGCATCAAGGACACCGTGGCCGACAACCTGCCGGGAGTGGGCAACCTCATCACCGACGTGAAGACCGATCCGTCGGCAGGCACCCTCATCCTCGACGCCGCGGGCGGCACCAGCATCACGGCTGAGCCCGTCGTCCAGGACGGCGACCTCGGACTGCACGTCCTCGACGTGACGGGTCCGTTCTCGAAGGAGACGGTGCAGACGGCTCTGGACGAGCTCACCAAGAAACTCAACGACAATTACCCGCTCGGGATCCACGCCGACAGTGTCACGGTGACCGACACCGGTGTGGTCGGAAAGTTCTCCAGCGAGAACGCGTCGATACCCACGGGGGACAGCAACGCATGTTTCGAACGCCTGTGATCCGGACGAGTGCGTTGATCGCCGCGCTCGCACTGGGCCCCTGCGGTGTGCCGGCTGCCGCCGCGGATGTGCCAAGCCCGCTGCAACCCCTCGTCGACGCTGCGGCGCAGCGGTTGCAGACCGCGGACCCGGTCGCGGCCGTGAAGCTGCGCACCGGTGGCCAGATCGAGGATCCGCAACGCGAGCAACAGGTGATCGACGCCGTAACCGCCGATGCGTCCGCGCGCCAGATCGATCCGGCCTACGTGCGCGACGTGTTCCGCAATCAGATCGATGCGACGGTGGCCATCGAACACAGCCTCATCGGACAGTGGAAGCTGGACCCGGCTGCCGCGCCGGCGACCGCGCCCGATCTCGCGGCGTCGAGGACCACGATCGACCGGCTCAACCACACGATGGTCGACGAGATCGCCGGCCAGTGGCCGACGCTGCACGGCCCGTCGTGCGCTGCCGATCTGACGAGTGCGGTCGAGGCGGTCGCCGCGGCCCGCGGGCTGGATGCGCTGTATCGGCGGGCGTTGGACTACGCCACCCAGTCCTACTGCCGCTGACCGGTGTTCGCCGGACGGGGCATTCGTCCCCAACGGAAATATTGACGTTTGTGCAGCATCCCTGCGGGTACCCGGGCCCGCAGGAGGTCGTCAGATGCCTACGTGGAGTTGGATCGCTATCGCTGTAATCGCCGTGGTCGTCGTCGTGGTGGCGCTGATCGCGGCTGCATCGATCATGCGCCGTAAACGCAGTGAGAGATTGAAGAGTCAGTTCGGACCCGAGTATGCGCGAGCAGTGGACACGGCTGGAGACCGGCGGGCCGGGGAGAAGGAACTTCTTGCCCGCGAACGGAAACGGGACAAACTCGACATCCGTGAGCTGGCGCCGGACTCGCGTGCGCGGTACCTCCAGGCGTGGAGTGCAATGCAGACGGGGTTTGTGGACGATCCCGCGGAATCGGTGGGCACCGCGGATCGACTGGTGACCGACGTGATGCGGGAACGCGGTTATCCGATAGACGATTTCGAACAACGCGCGGCCGACATCTCGGTCGATCACCCCAAGGTGGTCGAACACTATCGCGCTGCACACATCCTTCACCTCGCGCAGCAGAAGGGTGACATCGGCACCGAGGCGCAGCGCGAAGCCATCGTGCATTACCGGGCGCTCTTCGAGCAATTGCTCGGGAACGACGACGACAGCGGCAAGGATTCGCAAAGGAGGCGCGAGCATGACGACTCACGACAACACCACGGATGACCCCACCACGCGCGACCGTGGGGACTCTGCGCCGGCGGCCGCGGACAAGCCGACGGCGGCGGAAACGACCCAGCCGATGATGCCCGTATCGGACGAGGAGGCCGAGCAGGCGACGACCGACGAACCGTTGTTCGCCGACGACAACCGATCTCGGCTGCGCTCCCGGTGGGACGAGCTTCAGGCCGCCTTCGTCGACGACCCCAAGCAGTGCGTCGAGAAAGCCGACAGTTTGGTCGCCGAGGTTGTCGACCAGCTCACGTCGAGTTTCAGCGACGCCCGATCCCGGCTGGAGGCGCAGTGGGCCCGCGGTGAGGACGCGTCCACCGAAGAGCTTCGCGTGGCGCTCAAGCGGTATCGCGAATTCTTCCAGCGGTTGTTGTCCGTCTGAGGTGGTGGCTACAACGCGTCGTTGATCGCGTTCTTCAGCGATTCGGAGTCGGTGCCGAACACGGCTTGAACACTGTTGCCGACCTCGATGACGCCCGCGGCGCCGATGGCCTTGAGCCGCTCCTGGTCGACCTTGCCCTTGTCGGCCACCTCGACGCGCAGGCGGGTGATGCACGCGTCGACATTGACCAGATTGTCGCGCCCCCCGAACGCCGCGATCACCTGCTCGGCCTTGCTGTCGGTACGGGCCGGCGCTGTGAGCGTCGCGGTCCCGGCGGCCACGGACGTGCTGGACGCCGTGCCCTCACCGAGATTGGCCTGTTCCTCGGCCTCAAACTCGGACTCCGGCTCACGCCCGGGCGTCCGCATGTTCCACTTCGTGATCGCGAACCGGAACAACAGGTAGTAGATGACGAAAAACACCAGTCCCATGCCGATCAGCAGGGGGATGTTCTTCGCGGCAGGCGCGGTGCCGTACAGCAGCAGGTCGATGAGTCCCGCGGAGAACGAGAAGCCCAGGTGGATGTCGAGCAGGTACGCGACGGCCAGGGACAGCCCGGTCAGCACCGCGTGGATGACGTAGAGCGGGAACGCCACGAACATGAAAGCGAACTCCAGTGGTTCGGTCACTCCCGTCAGGAACGCGGTGAGAGCCGCCGCCGACAGGATGCCGAACGCCACCTTGCGTTGCTTCTTGTCGGCGACGTGGATCATGGCCAGCGCCGCGGCGGGCAGACCGAACATCAGCACGGGGTAGAAGCCCGCGGTGAGGTGTCCTGCCGTCGGATCGCCCGCCGCGAAGCGCGTGAGTTCGCCGGTCACGACCTGGCCGTCGGGCGTTTGGTAATCCCCGTAGAGGAACCACACGTAGGAGTTGGGGATGTGGTGCAGCCCGAGCGGGATGAGCATGCGGTTGGCGAACCCGTACACGAATGCGCCGAATGCTCCAGCACCACCGATGAACTGGCCGAGGCCGGTCAGCCCGGCATCGAAGATCGGATAGAAGTAGCTCATCGCGAACGCGATGAACAGGCACGCCAGGGACACCACGATGGGGACGAACCGTCTGCCGCCGAAGAATCCGAGATACGCCGGCAGCTGGATCGTGTGGTAGCGGTCGAACAGCCACGCCGTCACCAGGCCGACCACGATGCCGGCGAACACGCTGTAGTTGATCTGTGCCTGGTCGCCTGCCTTGTCGACCTCGCCCGCGAGCACGATCGGCGACATGGTCTTGAACACCGCGGCAACCACCAGATAACCCACCACGGCGGCGAGTGCGGTCGAGCCGTCGGCCTTGCGCGCGAACCCGATCGCGACGCCCACGGCGAACAGCAGGGGCAGGTTGGTGAACACCGCATCGCCGGCTGCGCTCATCGCCTTGAAGAACGCCCCTATGACGGGTGCGTCGATCCGGCCGAGCAGGTCGGGCTGGCCGAGCCGCAGCAGGATGCCTGCCGCAGGCAATACCGCGATCGGCAGCATGAGGCTCTTGCCCAGCCGCTGTAATTGGGCGAACCCCGGGATCCGTAGACCTGATTTGTCCGATGTCCCTTGAGCTTTCACAGCATCACTCATCCTCGGTGTCCGATCGCTGAGCGGAAGCCTAGACGAGAACCTGCGAACATGAGACCGACTTGCCGCCACGTCCGTATTGTGGGTGGGCGCGAGCTAGGGAGGGGTGGCGTATGACGGCAGATGGTCCAGTACAGGTTCTCGCGCCGGTCGCCGGTCGCGCGATCCGCCTCGCGGACGTGCCAGACCCCGTGTTCTCGGCCGGCATGGTGGGCTACGGAGCGGCCGTCGATCCGCCGCGCGGAGTGATCGACGCGGTCGCCCCGGTCAGTGGCAAGCTCCTCAAGCTCATGCCCCACGCGTATGTCGTCCTGACCATAGGCAACGTCGGGGTGCTGGTCCACCTCGGGCTGGACACCGTCGGGCTCAAAGGTGCCGGGTTCACCGTCCACGCGAGTCAGGGGGATGAGGTGACCGCCGGTCAGGTCATCGTCACTTACGACGTTCCGTCGGTTATGGCGAACGGACTCAATCCGATTGTGCCGGTTGTCGTGATGGACGAACGGGAACCCGGCACCATCGCGGTGTCCGCAGCGGTCGAAACCGGCGCCGACATCGATTCTGGCGCAGGGCTTTTCATCCACACCCGTTGACGTTCGCGTCGGCGCGCCCGGTGCGTGCCGTCGTGGTGACGTCGCGAGAACCTTTCCGCAGCAAAGAACTGACAGGCGGCTGTCACGATTCGCCGCTACGAATATCGGCACGGGCGTAATGTCGGCCCGGATTGTCGGGCTCACCTGGGGGTCGCTGTTGTCGAAGTGGCCGTTCGTCGCGCGGGACGCCGAGTTGCAGGAAGCCTTGCCGGCCCTGCGGGACGGGTCTCGTGGGGTCGTACTGGCCGGCCCCGCCGGGGTGGGAAAGACGACGCTGGCTCGGGCCCTGGCCGCGGAGCTGGAAAGCGACGGCTACACCGCGAGATTCGTGCTCGGCACCGAGACCGGCCGGGCGGTGCCGTTCGGCGCGTTTCACCACGCGCTCAGGCTCACGGACGCCCACGAGCCCACGGTGATGCTCGGCGCCGCGCATCGGGCGCTGATCGCCGAACCGGACTCGGTCATCGTGGTCGACGATGCGCAGCACCTCGACCTGCTTTCGGCGTTGCTGGTCCAACAACTGGGGCTGAGCGGCCCGACGAAACTGATCGTCACGATCCGCTCCGGGGAGCCGATACCGGACGCGTTGACGGCGTTGTGGAAGGAGCAGTTGCTCCAGCGGCTCGACCTGGAACCGTTCGACCGGGCCCAGACCGCGGAACTGGCGACGGCGGTACTCGGCGGTGAGGTGGACGACCATGCGGTCGGTGAACTGCACCGGTTCTCGTCGGGCAGCCCGCTGTACCTGCGTGGGGTGATGACCGCGGCCCTCGGGGACGGCGTGCTGGTCCGCGACCATGATCGCTGGCGGCTGCGCGGCAAGCTCCGCCCTAGCCCCGATGTGCACGAGCTGGTGGCCTCCCGGCTGGATGCGCTCGCGCCAGACGAACTCGATGTGGTCGAGGTGGTCTCCACCGCCCAGGTGCTCGATTGGGAAGTGCTGCTTGCGATCTGCGGTTCCGAGGCCGTCGCGCACGCCGAGCGGCGCAGCACCATCCAGGTCACCGACGACGGGGCGCACCTCATGGTCCAACCGGCCCACCCGATCGTCGGGGAGGTGGCGAGGCGCCGTTGCGCCACCGCACGCTCACGGCAGATCAACACGCTTCTGGCACAACACCTGTCGGCGCATGTGCGGGCCACCGACCCCGGCGCGGCGGCCGACGTGCGGTCGCGTATCCAGCTTGCGCTGTTCATGGCGAACGGCGACGCGCCGCCCGACCTCGGCATCATCACCGATGCCGCGGCCAGCGCCATCACCATGTCCGACCTCGGCCTCGGTGAACAACTGGCACGGTTCGCCGTCCGGCACGGGGCAGGCGTGCAGGCGGCGATCCTGCTCGCCGACGCCATCAGCTGGCAGGGCAGGGGCCAGGAGGCGGAAGACATCCTCGCCGCGTACCGCCCCGACGGCGAGGACGAGTTGACCGCCACGCGCTGGGGGTGCCTGCGCGCGGCCAACCTGTTCTTCGGCTGCGGCCGCGGCGGCCCCGCCCACGCCGTGCTGGAGGCCGTCCGCGCGCGGGTGCGGTCGGGGCCCGTGCTGAGCTTCGTCGCCGCCATGGAGGTCGCGTTCGCCTTCTTCGGCGCCGATCTACCCACAGCGGTCACGTTGGGCACCGCGGCCCTGGGCACCGACATGGTGCCGATGGCCACGGTGTGGGCCGCGGTCGGCACCGCAGGAGCGCTGGCCTTGTCCGGCCGGTTCGGTGAGTTGCCCGCGGTGGTCGACTGCGGGGAGCGTGCCGCCGAACGTTGTGAATCCGGACCGCAGCGCTACTCGCTGGCGCTGGCCGCGGTCCTCGGTGCCGCTGCGGGCGGCGACATGGACGCTGCCGAGCGGATCTGTCGCCGGTACGCCGAGAGTTCGGCCGGCACCCCGCAGGCCGAGGCGATCATGAGCGCTTTGTCCGGGCGGGTGCAGCTGGCCCGTGGACGGCTGGCGTCGGCCTGCGAGGCCTTGCAAGCGGCGGTGTGGACGATGTCGGACGGCCTACCGCGGGGCTGGGTGATGCTCGCCGCGGCGTGGCTTGCGCAGGCAGAGGCCGCGCGGGGCAACGTCGACGGGGCAACCGTTGCGCTGGCCCGCGCCGAGTCCGCCAGCGGACCGCAGGTCGAGGTGTTCCGTCCGGAGCTCATGCTGGCCAGGGCCTGGGTGTTCGCAGCGACGGGCGAGACGTCGACTGCACGGCAGCACACCGAGCATGCCGCGCAGGCCGCCAGGCGAGGCGGCATGCACGCTGTGGAACTCGCCGCGCTGCACACAGCAGTGCGGTTCGGCGACCGATCGAACACCGTGCGGATCCAGACCCTGGCGGGCCAGCTCGGGTGTCCGCTCGGCACCGCGATCGCGATCCACGCGCGGGGACTCGCCGATCATGACGGCGCCCTGCTCGGCGAGGCGGCCGACCGTTTCGAGCGCATCGGTGCCCTCGCGCAGGCCGCCGACGCGGCCGCACACGCCGCCCGGGCGCATGCGCGTGCCGGGCGGCGAGGCAGTGAACTCGAATCGGCGACCCGGGCCCACTGGCTCGCGAGCCAAAGCGGCGCGGTGACACCGGCATTGCGGTGTGCGACGGACCCGCTGCCGTTGACCGAACGGGAACGGGAGATCGCGAACCTGGTCGGCGTGGGCCTGAGCAACCGTGAGGTGGCCGGCCGGCTGTGCCTGTCGGTGCGCACGGTCGATGGTCACCTGTACCGAATTTTCGCCAAGCTCGGGATCGACGACCGGGACCAGCTGGCCAGGCTGGTCCGGTTTCGTCCTGCCACCTGATCAGCCGAACTGCGAGCGCACCGCCGCGGCGTCGTCGGCTGACAGCGCTGCCGCGGCGAGCTGCCGCGCCTCGCCGCGGTCGACCGCACGAACCGCGTCCTTGGTGGCCGGAATGGCCGGGGGAGTGACACTGAGAGCGTCGACGCCAAGCCCGAGAAGCAGTGCGGCCGCGCGGTTGTCGGCGGCGAATTCGCCGCACACCGAAACCGACGCCCGTCCGGCCGCACCCTGACATGTCGACCGGATCAACTGCAGGACACCCGGATCGAACGCGTCCCCGATGCCCGCGACGGCGTCGTTGTTGCGGTCGGCCGCCATCGTGTATTGCGTGAGATCGTTGGTGCCGATCGAGAAGAAGTCGACGTGCGGTGCGAACGCCGCGGCCTTGAGTGCGGCGGCGGGCACCTCGACCATCATGCCGATCTGCAGGTCGACCGGGGCGTGCGGGCCTGCCCGCCGGATCGCGTCGTCGAGCACCCGGCGCGCGGCGAACAGCTCGCCGACAGTGCTGACCATCGGGAACATCACACTGACGGGTGCCTGATGGGCGAGCCGTGCCATCGCCAGCAGCTGGTCCGACAACAGCTGTGAGTGCGCCAGTGCCAGCCGGATGCCGCGAACCCCCAGATACGGGTTGGCCTCCGCGGGGGTCGGCAGAAACTCCAGCGGCTTGTCACCACCCACGTCCAGGGTGCGTAGGGTGATCCGGCGCCCCTCAAGGGATTCCGCGATCTTGCGGTAGACGGCGAGTTGCTCGTCCGCGTCTGGTGCCTGGTCCCGGCCCAGGAACAGAAACTCCGTGCGGACCAGACCCGCGAAGTCGGCACCCTGGCTCGCTGCAGCGCGCGCGTCATCGACCGAGCCGATGTTCGCGCCGACCCTGACCGTGACACCGTCGCGGGTGACGGAGGGCTCGCGCGTGCGCGTGACGGCTTCCCGGTGCCGCCGCGCCGCCGCGGCGACCCGGGTCTCGAAATCGCGCCGGACGTCGTCGGGCGGATCGACGAGGAATTCTCCACGGGTACCGTCGACGGCGACGGTGATGCCGTCGGCGATGGCCAGCGCAGCCCTCCCGGCGCCCACTATCACGGGGATCCCCTTGGCGCGCAGCAGGATCACGTTGTGGGCGGTCGCGCTGCCGAAGGCCAGCAGCACCGCGACGACCTGCGTCGGGTCGAGTTCGGCAGCCTCGGCCGGGGTCAGGTCGGCTGCCACGAGCACGCCGCGGGCCGTCGCCAGCGGCGCCGTACTCCCCAGCAGCGCGCGCAGCACCTGGTCGCCCACCGCGCGGACGTCCTCGGCCCGCGCCTGCAGGTACGCGTCGGCCATGGCGGCGAACTGTCCGGCCACTTCGGCCACGGCGGCCGACCAGGCCGCAGCGGCATTGTGGCCCTGGTCGATTCGCGCTTTGGCCGCACCGAGGAGCGCGTCGTCGTCGAGGAGCAGTCCGTGCGCGTCGAAGATCGACGCTTCGGCCTCGCCCACGGTCCGGGCGGTATGGGCCCGCACGTCGGCGATGGCTGTGCGCACCTCGTCGACGGCCGCGGTGAGGTGGCGCCATTCCGCGGCAGGGTCTTCGCCCGGATGATCCGGAACCGCGAGCTCGGCGGTTCGCACCGACCAGGCGGGCCCGATGCCCAGGCCCGGGCCGGCGCCGACCGGCTGGCCCGGTGCGGGTGGTGCGGCCGCGGCTGCGGCAGTTGGTGTCTCGTCGAAATGCCTGGCGGCCAGGGCGAGGATGTGCTCGAGCGTGTCGGCGGCGTGCGGACCGGATACTCGGATGTCGACCTCGTCGCCGTTGCGCACGCCGAGCGTGGCGATCTTGGAGAGGCTTGCGGCATCGACCCATGCGGAGTCCGTGCGCCGGTTGCGGATTCGTACCTCGGCGTCCCGGCCCCGAACCTCCTGTACCAGGCGGGCCGCGGGTCTGGCGTGCAGGCCGTGCGGGTTGGTGACGACGAACGTTGCGGACAGTCCGTCGGCGTCGGTCTCGGCGGCGGCGTGCTCGGCAACGCTACCCAGCTGGGCGAGTTTCCCCGCCAGCGCGCCGGACGCTTCGGCCGCCACTTCGGCGGCCTGGGCCCCGCCGCCCGCCGCGACCGCGGCCACCACGAGCCCCTCGACGAGGGGAGCGGGGCACAGTACGACCCGCTCGCGCGCGGTGTCGTCGAGCAGCTCGAGCGCGAGTTCGGCCGAAAGCACCGCGCTGCCCAGATCCATGAGCACCACCGCACCGTCACCCTGGTCGGCGGCGGTGATGGCGTCGACGATCGCGGCGGCGTCGGTGCCGAACGTGGTGTCGTCCAGTCCGGCCGCGACCTCGAACTGGATCTGTTTGCCGTGCAACATCTCCCGAGCCAGATCGACGGCCGCGTCGGCCAGGGGACGGCTGTGTGAGACGACGACGAGCCCGACGGTCACGTGCGCACCGCCGTCGCGGCCGCGCCGATCAACAACGCTGCCGACGTGGCGCCCGGGTCGATGTGCCCGACGCTGCGTTGCCCCAGATAGCTGGCGCGGCCTTTGCGAGCCACCATGGATTCGGTGGCGTCCCTGCCCTTTTCGGCGGCAGTCGTGGCCTCGGCGAGGGCTCCGGTGAGGTCGGTGCCCGACGCGAGCGCGGCGTCGAGGGCGTCAAGGGCCGGCGCAAGCGCGTCGAACATCGTCTTGTCGCCGGCTTCGGCGCGGCCGCGCTGCACCACTCCGTCGACTCCGGCGCGCAACGCCGCGGCGAACGCCGTGCCGTCGGAGCCGATGGCCGGGGCCATGCGCAGGAAGAAGGTGCCGTACAGCGGACCGCTGGCCCCGCCGACCGACTTCACCAACGTCATGCCGACCTGTTTGCACAGCGCAGCGGCGTCGGCCGGGGGCGCCTCGTCGAGCGCGGCCACGACGGCCGTCATGCCCCGATCCATGTTGATGCCGTGGTCGGCGTCACCGATCGCAGCGTCGAGATCGCTGAGATACTGCGCATTTTCGCCGATCAGCCGGGCATACTCGCGGATCCACGCGGTCAGTCGATCCAGGTCCATGTCAGCATCCTCTCCGCAATGCGGGTGTGGCGACCGGATGGTCCCACAGCCGCAGCAACTCGTCGTCGGCGTGCAGCAGGGTCACCGAGCAGCCCGCCATGTCCAGGCTCGTGATGTACGGCCCGACCAGTGACCGCGCGATCTGCACGCCTGCCTTCTCCAGGATGGCCGCCACCTCGGCGTACATCACGTAGAGCTCGATCAGGGGCGTGGCACCCATGCTGTTGACGAACAGGATCACCGGGTTCGCGCCGGTGAAGTCGACGTCGGACAGGATGGGTTCGACCATGAGTTCGGCTACGGCGCGGGCCGGTTGCAGCGGCACCCGGTCGCGACCCGGTTCACCGTGGATCCCGATGCCGAGTTCGATCTCGGCGTCGGAGAGCTCGAAGGTGGGGTGGCCCACCGCGGGCACCGTGCACGATGTCAGGGCGACGCCCATGCTGCGGGACGCGGCGTTGACGCGGCGCGCGACTGCGGCGACCTCGGCCAACGGCCTGCCCTCGTCGGCCGCGGCCCCGGCGATCTTCTCGACCAGCACGGTGGCGCCGACGCCGCGCCGCCCGGCGGTGAAGGTGCTGTCCTGCACCGCGACATCGTCGTCGACGACGACCGACTCGACCGTGATGCCCTCGGCGGCAGCCAGTTCGGCGGCCATCTCGAAGTTCATCACGTCACCGGTGTAGTTCTTCACGATGTGCAGTACGCCGGCGCCACTGTTGACGTTGATGGTCGCCTCGAGCATCTGGTCGGGCACCGGGGATGTGAAAACCTCGCCGGCACAAGCAGCGTCGAGCATCCCCCGGCCGACGAAACCCGCGTGCAGCGGCTCGTGACCGGATCCGCCGCCGGATATCAGACCGACTTTGCCTGCGATCGGGGCATCACCGCGGTAGACGATGCGGTTGGCGTGGTCGATGCGCAGCTCGGGGTGGGCCATGGCCATGCCGCGAAGCGATTCGGCGACGACGTCGGCGGGATCGTTGATCAGTTTCTTCACAATGGGGCTCCTCAGACTGCGGTCGGTGCTGCGGGGACAGGGAGTTTCGCGGTGTCGGCGCGGGTGCGTGAGATCGCGACGTAGGAGAGTGCGGCAAGTGCGCCTGCGAGGAATTCCGCGGCGAGGTAGACCGGCAACTGGTGCCAGGCGACCGAGCCGCCGGCGATCTGCTGGACGAGCATCGGCCCGAAGGTGCGGGCGGGATTGATCGACGCACCCGTCGCCGGTGCCACCGGGATGATCGCCGCGAACACCACCAGGCCGATCGCCACGCCGGCAAAACCTGCCGACGCCTTGCGATGTATCACGCCGAAGACGGTGAACACGAGAATGAACGTACCTACGAATTCGGCGAAAAATGCCTGTACTGCGCTGATGTCGCCGGTGTAGGTCGCGATGCCGAGGCCGGCGTCACGCGCGGCGGTGCCGAGCACGCCGATGATGGCTGCGGCGCCGACGGTTGCCCCCACGAGTTGCGCGGCGATGTACGCCGGGACGCGTGACCACGGGAACTGGCCGGTCACGGCCAGGCCCACGGTGACCGCCGGATTGATGTGGTTGCCCGAGATGTGCCCGAGTGCGTAGACGGTCGCCACCACGACCGTCGCGAACGCGAACGAGATCATGCCCAGGTCGGCCATGGTGAACGGGGCATCACCGTTGACGATGAGGGTCGCGGGCACCGAGCCCACGCCGACGAACACCAGGAAGGCGGTGCCGAAGGCCTCAGCCGCGAGTTTTTGAGTGATTGACGGGTCGTCCATGTCGTGTGCTCCAGAGAGTTGGGATGTGGCACATCACTTGCCGACTGTGAATCGGCTATCTCGTATTTCATTCGACATTATCGAATGTGATCTGGAACATACGCTTATGCTGCTGTGAGCACAAGAGCTGTCTTCGGCACGAGGAGGTCGTCGTGATTCAGGCGGTGGATCGCGCTCTTCGCATCCTCACCGTGCTGCAAGGGGGCCGCCGGATGAGCCTGAGGGAGATCGCGTCGGCGCTCGAACTCGCACCGTCCACGGTGCACGGCCTGGTGCGCACGTTGCTGGCGCACGGCATGGTGCAGCAGGAGCTCGACTCGGGGCGGTACCGGCTGGGTCCGGCGACACTGCGGCTGGGCAACGTTTATCTGGACACCCTCGAATTGCGGTCGCGGGTCGCGATCTGGACCGAGGGGTTGGCCCGTCGCACCGGCTGCGCGGTGCGCACCGGAGTGTTGCTGTTCGACGAGGTCGTGGTGGTCGCGCACGAGCCGCGTCCCGACGGCACGCGCCAGATGCCCGAGGTGGGGATCATGATCCCCGCGCACGCGAGCGCCCTCGGCAAGGCGTTGCTGGCCTACGAGGCCGACCACCCGGCAGGCGAGCTGCGCGGCATGACGGGCGAGACCATCACCGACGTCACCGAGCTCGCCGCCCAACTCGAGCAGACCCGCGGCACCGGTATCGCAACGGAGGCCGAAGAGGCGGTGCTCGGCGAATGTTCGGTCGCGGCAGCAGTTTTCGACTCATCGGGGGATGCCGCGGGTGCGATCGCGCTGGTGGTTCCCGCGGCGCGCTGGCCGCTGGACCCCGAGGCCGTCGACGCGCTGCGTGATACCGCGCGAACCGTGTCGCGCGAACTGGGCGCGCCCGTGTGGCCGCCCCGACGCACGGGATAGCGGGATCAGGTCAGGCGACGGTTCCGCCAGCGCTCGAAGCGCCCGGTCGGCAGCTGGATGGCCGACATCACCGCGCTCATCGGGGATGCGACCGACTTGACCAGTGTCTTGCGGCCGCGGCTGACCGGGGGCTGATCCCCCTCCCACCAGATCGGTTGCAGCAGTGCCGATGTCAAGGGAACTGCGGTGTCGACGCTGTTGCGGCCCCACTCGCACGCGCGGTCGATGGTCGCGATCGACGGCGCGAGATTGACGGGCGACAAGGTCGGCCCGAACCGGATGATGTGATCGGCATACGGCGCGTTGCGCACCATCTGCAGCTGCACGGCCTGCGTGATCGG
Proteins encoded:
- a CDS encoding LmeA family phospholipid-binding protein produces the protein MPPPPQRPGQPGWRGPQRPPPDPATQRLPRPGRPPEPPTQQLRAPRPPVDAAATEQLRAPRRPDVAATEKIGVARPGGAAPPSGVKKRRLRGWQSVRLIAVIVAALVVGGLAAAELYARHRAGTLLADVTQCVVEDGATISFGVNPPFLWQHITGHYTNLSVETAGNQVQAAKGMTADVTLTDIRLQGTQDSKGTIGSLTATLAWTAAGIKDTVADNLPGVGNLITDVKTDPSAGTLILDAAGGTSITAEPVVQDGDLGLHVLDVTGPFSKETVQTALDELTKKLNDNYPLGIHADSVTVTDTGVVGKFSSENASIPTGDSNACFERL
- a CDS encoding chorismate mutase — protein: MFRTPVIRTSALIAALALGPCGVPAAAADVPSPLQPLVDAAAQRLQTADPVAAVKLRTGGQIEDPQREQQVIDAVTADASARQIDPAYVRDVFRNQIDATVAIEHSLIGQWKLDPAAAPATAPDLAASRTTIDRLNHTMVDEIAGQWPTLHGPSCAADLTSAVEAVAAARGLDALYRRALDYATQSYCR
- a CDS encoding PTS transporter subunit EIIC, encoding MSDAVKAQGTSDKSGLRIPGFAQLQRLGKSLMLPIAVLPAAGILLRLGQPDLLGRIDAPVIGAFFKAMSAAGDAVFTNLPLLFAVGVAIGFARKADGSTALAAVVGYLVVAAVFKTMSPIVLAGEVDKAGDQAQINYSVFAGIVVGLVTAWLFDRYHTIQLPAYLGFFGGRRFVPIVVSLACLFIAFAMSYFYPIFDAGLTGLGQFIGGAGAFGAFVYGFANRMLIPLGLHHIPNSYVWFLYGDYQTPDGQVVTGELTRFAAGDPTAGHLTAGFYPVLMFGLPAAALAMIHVADKKQRKVAFGILSAAALTAFLTGVTEPLEFAFMFVAFPLYVIHAVLTGLSLAVAYLLDIHLGFSFSAGLIDLLLYGTAPAAKNIPLLIGMGLVFFVIYYLLFRFAITKWNMRTPGREPESEFEAEEQANLGEGTASSTSVAAGTATLTAPARTDSKAEQVIAAFGGRDNLVNVDACITRLRVEVADKGKVDQERLKAIGAAGVIEVGNSVQAVFGTDSESLKNAINDAL
- a CDS encoding PTS sugar transporter subunit IIA, whose protein sequence is MTADGPVQVLAPVAGRAIRLADVPDPVFSAGMVGYGAAVDPPRGVIDAVAPVSGKLLKLMPHAYVVLTIGNVGVLVHLGLDTVGLKGAGFTVHASQGDEVTAGQVIVTYDVPSVMANGLNPIVPVVVMDEREPGTIAVSAAVETGADIDSGAGLFIHTR
- a CDS encoding helix-turn-helix transcriptional regulator is translated as MSARIVGLTWGSLLSKWPFVARDAELQEALPALRDGSRGVVLAGPAGVGKTTLARALAAELESDGYTARFVLGTETGRAVPFGAFHHALRLTDAHEPTVMLGAAHRALIAEPDSVIVVDDAQHLDLLSALLVQQLGLSGPTKLIVTIRSGEPIPDALTALWKEQLLQRLDLEPFDRAQTAELATAVLGGEVDDHAVGELHRFSSGSPLYLRGVMTAALGDGVLVRDHDRWRLRGKLRPSPDVHELVASRLDALAPDELDVVEVVSTAQVLDWEVLLAICGSEAVAHAERRSTIQVTDDGAHLMVQPAHPIVGEVARRRCATARSRQINTLLAQHLSAHVRATDPGAAADVRSRIQLALFMANGDAPPDLGIITDAAASAITMSDLGLGEQLARFAVRHGAGVQAAILLADAISWQGRGQEAEDILAAYRPDGEDELTATRWGCLRAANLFFGCGRGGPAHAVLEAVRARVRSGPVLSFVAAMEVAFAFFGADLPTAVTLGTAALGTDMVPMATVWAAVGTAGALALSGRFGELPAVVDCGERAAERCESGPQRYSLALAAVLGAAAGGDMDAAERICRRYAESSAGTPQAEAIMSALSGRVQLARGRLASACEALQAAVWTMSDGLPRGWVMLAAAWLAQAEAARGNVDGATVALARAESASGPQVEVFRPELMLARAWVFAATGETSTARQHTEHAAQAARRGGMHAVELAALHTAVRFGDRSNTVRIQTLAGQLGCPLGTAIAIHARGLADHDGALLGEAADRFERIGALAQAADAAAHAARAHARAGRRGSELESATRAHWLASQSGAVTPALRCATDPLPLTEREREIANLVGVGLSNREVAGRLCLSVRTVDGHLYRIFAKLGIDDRDQLARLVRFRPAT